The Methanococcus voltae genome has a window encoding:
- a CDS encoding Na/Pi cotransporter family protein: MYETVLFETVAGVVGGLALFLYGMTLMGTGLQKVAGDRLKKMIEVLTKNKYMGVLVGAVVTMIIQSSSATTVMVVGFVNASLMSLYQAIGVIMGANIGTTVTAQLVAFKLTHIAPLIVASGVALYLASKKRKHLDTAEVLIGFGILFLGMAMMSAVLKPLAGTPIFEEMLMNLENPFLGIFVGFIITVILQSSSATTGLLLAVAASGGMSLEVAFPIIFGQNIGTCVTAILSSIGASRNAKRAAIMHLLFNVIGTSIFMILIYVTPIIGFIQSLSTTDIQRQIANAHTLFNVANTLLLLPFAGYFVYVAEKILPIQEDEREMKPMKYVDKRIVEETPSIGLLLISKEVLRMGKTVGKSIDYSMDALLNKDMKLVEKVKRKEKLIDLMAHELTVNLIELSNKSLSDEQHAKISVLTSTVTDLERIGDIAEEIAEKAEYMIEENLSFSEEALKDLNEMYGMIDSTYSRTMDAYKSTSLEVIDEVIYLENEVDKLEKAYRKKHIKRLKAKQCSPKAGIVFLDVISYLERISDHSSNIAKTVREAVHDKK, translated from the coding sequence ATGTATGAAACCGTTTTGTTTGAAACTGTAGCAGGAGTTGTCGGAGGTCTTGCCTTATTTCTTTACGGCATGACTTTAATGGGTACAGGTCTTCAAAAGGTCGCAGGAGACCGACTTAAAAAAATGATAGAAGTACTTACAAAAAATAAGTATATGGGCGTTTTAGTGGGTGCTGTAGTTACTATGATTATACAGAGTAGTAGTGCCACCACAGTTATGGTTGTTGGTTTTGTTAACGCGTCTTTAATGAGTCTCTACCAAGCTATCGGAGTTATTATGGGTGCTAACATAGGTACTACAGTAACCGCTCAATTGGTAGCTTTCAAGTTGACACACATAGCACCATTAATCGTAGCTTCAGGGGTTGCTTTATACCTCGCATCTAAAAAGAGGAAACACTTAGACACTGCTGAAGTTTTAATTGGTTTTGGTATATTGTTTTTAGGTATGGCAATGATGTCAGCGGTTTTAAAGCCTTTGGCTGGAACACCTATATTCGAAGAAATGTTAATGAACTTAGAAAATCCATTCTTGGGTATTTTTGTAGGTTTTATTATAACAGTAATTCTTCAAAGCAGTAGCGCAACAACAGGTTTGCTTTTAGCAGTCGCTGCTTCAGGTGGTATGTCCTTAGAAGTTGCATTCCCTATTATATTTGGTCAAAACATTGGTACATGTGTTACAGCAATTCTTTCAAGTATTGGGGCAAGTAGAAACGCTAAAAGGGCAGCAATTATGCACTTGTTGTTCAACGTAATTGGTACCTCCATATTTATGATTTTAATCTACGTAACTCCAATAATAGGTTTTATACAAAGTTTAAGCACTACTGATATCCAAAGACAAATTGCAAACGCTCACACCTTGTTTAACGTTGCAAACACGCTCTTGCTATTACCTTTCGCAGGATATTTCGTATACGTTGCTGAAAAGATATTGCCTATTCAGGAAGATGAAAGGGAAATGAAGCCTATGAAGTATGTGGACAAACGTATCGTTGAAGAAACACCTTCTATCGGGTTACTTTTAATCTCTAAGGAAGTTTTAAGGATGGGTAAAACAGTAGGTAAGAGTATTGACTATTCAATGGATGCCTTATTAAATAAAGATATGAAATTAGTTGAAAAAGTAAAGAGAAAGGAAAAATTAATTGACTTAATGGCGCATGAATTAACGGTAAATTTAATAGAATTATCAAATAAAAGTTTATCTGATGAACAACACGCTAAAATTTCAGTTCTTACAAGCACAGTTACTGATTTAGAAAGAATAGGCGATATTGCAGAAGAAATCGCAGAAAAAGCTGAATACATGATCGAGGAAAATCTTTCATTCAGCGAAGAAGCGCTCAAAGATTTAAATGAAATGTATGGAATGATAGATTCAACCTATTCAAGGACTATGGATGCTTACAAATCTACAAGTTTGGAAGTAATCGATGAAGTTATCTATTTAGAAAACGAAGTGGATAAATTAGAAAAAGCATACCGTAAAAAACACATTAAAAGACTTAAAGCTAAACAATGCAGTCCTAAGGCAGGAATTGTATTCTTAGATGTTATAAGCTACCTTGAAAGAATTTCAGACCACTCTTCAAACATTGCTAAAACAGTTAGGGAAGCCGTACATGATAAAAAATAA
- a CDS encoding DUF106 domain-containing protein, with the protein MFDTIWNAFIGAMNVVFLPLVNSMDPALFILATAFIVSFIINLATKFLVNQDRMAEIKEEMQAFQKKAKAAGRDPERMQELQKEQMEMMGTQMEMMKMSFKPMIYTWVPIIAIFAYLRYVFDVNGVYHLANPAWNGAIVELPLIISKILFIDIWHWVGGIFYKGGFEIISGTVLGWLGWYILCSMGTSMLLRKLMGIK; encoded by the coding sequence ATTTTTGATACTATATGGAATGCGTTTATTGGGGCAATGAATGTCGTATTTTTGCCTTTAGTAAATAGTATGGACCCAGCACTATTTATTTTAGCAACTGCATTCATAGTATCTTTTATAATTAACTTAGCAACTAAATTTTTGGTTAATCAGGACAGAATGGCTGAAATAAAAGAAGAAATGCAAGCTTTCCAGAAAAAAGCAAAAGCTGCAGGAAGAGACCCTGAAAGAATGCAGGAATTACAAAAGGAACAGATGGAAATGATGGGAACTCAGATGGAAATGATGAAAATGAGTTTCAAACCTATGATATATACCTGGGTTCCAATTATTGCGATATTTGCATATTTAAGATATGTATTCGATGTAAATGGTGTTTACCATTTGGCAAACCCTGCATGGAACGGTGCAATTGTTGAATTACCATTGATTATTTCAAAAATCTTATTTATTGACATCTGGCACTGGGTTGGTGGAATATTCTACAAAGGCGGTTTTGAAATAATTTCAGGAACTGTTTTGGGCTGGTTAGGCTGGTACATACTTTGTTCAATGGGTACATCAATGTTATTAAGAAAACTTATGGGAATTAAATAA
- the serB gene encoding phosphoserine phosphatase SerB — protein sequence MNDNKQEQLNQNEQIKQPCSKRKIILFDLDSTLVDCEVIDELGRLNNVEKEVEQITKDAMDGKLEFEQALEKRVQLLKGLSETQILEFLESIQLMNGAKETLSKLKEHGYITGVVSGGFTFATARVKDLLDLDYHFANELVYKDGVLTGEVIKNVSSRLAKGEILAKIAEKENIDLKDTVVVGDGANDVSMFNIAGLGIAFCAKPVLKDIADYCIDEKDLSHILKILKIE from the coding sequence ATGAATGATAACAAACAAGAACAACTTAACCAGAATGAACAAATTAAACAACCCTGTAGTAAAAGAAAAATAATTTTATTTGATTTAGATAGTACATTGGTAGATTGCGAAGTAATCGACGAATTAGGAAGACTTAATAACGTCGAAAAAGAAGTTGAGCAAATAACAAAGGATGCAATGGATGGAAAATTAGAATTTGAACAAGCTCTAGAAAAAAGAGTACAATTGTTAAAAGGATTATCCGAAACACAAATTTTAGAGTTTTTAGAAAGTATACAATTAATGAATGGGGCAAAAGAAACACTTTCTAAATTAAAGGAACACGGATATATAACAGGTGTTGTAAGTGGCGGTTTTACATTTGCAACAGCACGAGTAAAGGATTTATTAGATTTAGATTATCATTTTGCTAATGAATTAGTTTATAAAGATGGAGTACTTACTGGAGAAGTTATAAAAAACGTTTCAAGTAGGTTAGCTAAAGGGGAAATATTAGCAAAAATAGCGGAAAAAGAAAACATAGATTTAAAAGATACTGTAGTAGTTGGCGATGGTGCAAATGACGTCAGTATGTTTAATATCGCAGGTTTAGGAATCGCATTTTGTGCAAAACCTGTTTTAAAAGATATCGCAGACTACTGCATTGATGAAAAAGATTTAAGTCATATCTTAAAAATTTTAAAAATAGAGTAA
- the cobQ gene encoding cobyric acid synthase CobQ: protein MAKFIMVAGTASNSGKTVMVSGICRMLANKGYKVAPFKSQNMSLNSRVSVEDGEIAVAQYTQSVAAKVEPSTHFNPVLLKPKGNFISQVIIQGKPYKNLDYNEYRKEKNYCIEKIKESLDYLDKNYDYVIMEGAGSCCEINLLDDDIANLRVAEIANADVLLVSDIDRGGVFASLYGTVELLPENWRKLIKGFIINKFRGNADVLIDGFKKITELTNIDVAGLIPYDESLILPEEDSQALQAKKVFGNMTSPIEINVMKFSKIANFTDVDALSTDARIKFIDFNEDITGDMLILPGTRCSTLEMDKLKISGMDKKIKEYIDNGGIVLGICGGYQMMGNKLIDEDKIESEIGTIEGLGLFDIITEFKKENKKVIKNSKGTLYLNGSENSEENGINDTSKFEVTGYELHEGITQVNEFSSLEECELIRLKEGFGNNGKGFDGMVKSDGKSLLIGTYLHGILDNKEFKDYLLNLIIKRNSYNYELSKKSANEIFDENLDRLAKIIENSINYDFEGNKK from the coding sequence ATGGCAAAATTTATAATGGTTGCAGGAACAGCCTCAAATAGTGGTAAAACAGTTATGGTTTCCGGTATTTGTAGAATGCTAGCTAATAAAGGATATAAAGTAGCTCCTTTTAAATCTCAAAATATGAGTTTAAATTCAAGAGTTAGCGTAGAAGATGGAGAAATAGCAGTAGCTCAATATACGCAGTCTGTTGCAGCAAAAGTTGAACCTTCAACACATTTTAACCCAGTACTTTTAAAACCGAAAGGCAATTTCATTTCGCAGGTTATAATTCAGGGTAAACCGTACAAAAACCTAGATTATAATGAATATAGGAAAGAAAAAAACTACTGCATTGAAAAAATAAAGGAAAGTCTTGATTATTTAGATAAAAATTATGATTATGTAATAATGGAAGGCGCTGGTAGCTGTTGTGAAATTAACCTATTAGACGATGATATAGCGAACTTAAGGGTTGCTGAAATAGCAAATGCAGACGTACTTTTAGTTTCCGATATTGACAGGGGCGGTGTGTTTGCATCACTCTATGGTACGGTTGAACTTTTACCTGAAAACTGGAGAAAGTTAATAAAAGGCTTCATAATAAATAAGTTTAGAGGAAATGCGGACGTTTTAATCGATGGGTTCAAAAAAATAACTGAATTAACAAATATTGACGTTGCGGGACTTATACCATATGATGAAAGTTTAATACTTCCTGAAGAAGATAGTCAAGCCCTACAGGCCAAAAAAGTATTTGGAAATATGACTAGCCCCATTGAAATAAACGTAATGAAATTCTCCAAAATAGCTAACTTTACAGACGTGGATGCCCTTTCAACCGATGCTAGGATTAAATTTATTGATTTTAATGAGGATATAACAGGAGACATGTTAATCTTACCTGGAACTCGTTGTTCTACATTAGAAATGGATAAATTAAAAATTAGTGGCATGGATAAAAAAATAAAGGAATATATCGATAACGGCGGTATTGTATTAGGCATTTGTGGCGGTTATCAGATGATGGGTAACAAATTAATTGATGAAGATAAAATAGAATCAGAAATCGGTACAATTGAAGGTTTGGGACTCTTTGATATTATTACCGAATTTAAAAAGGAAAATAAAAAAGTAATTAAAAATTCAAAAGGCACTTTGTACCTAAACGGCTCTGAAAACTCCGAAGAAAATGGTATAAACGATACTTCAAAATTTGAAGTAACAGGCTACGAATTACACGAAGGAATAACGCAAGTTAATGAATTCAGTAGTCTTGAAGAGTGCGAATTAATAAGATTAAAAGAAGGCTTTGGAAATAATGGCAAAGGATTTGATGGTATGGTTAAATCAGATGGTAAATCATTATTAATAGGCACTTACTTACATGGAATATTAGATAATAAGGAATTTAAGGATTATTTATTAAATTTAATAATTAAAAGAAATAGCTATAACTATGAATTGTCAAAAAAATCTGCAAATGAGATATTTGACGAAAATTTGGATAGATTAGCGAAAATAATTGAAAATAGCATAAATTATGATTTTGAAGGAAATAAAAAATAA
- a CDS encoding peptidase U32 family protein, producing the protein MDNIDNTNTKKKNVELLSPARDLSGLITAYNNGADAIYCGLKELSMRATTKNFERDELVQGVKIAQESDKKVYLCTNTVLYENDLQKALEILDFAKSAEVNAVIVSDLGLMQEAKEMGLEVHVSVQNNITNSLSAKFFSKFADRVVLSRELSLNQIKEIKNNLNAQKVNLELEGFVHGALCVAMSGRCFLSSYLFNRHANCGDCLQPCRRSWKLVNEHSDGTHELVCEGKYLLSPKDLCTIEHVPELMDVFDCFKIEGRAKNLDYVMKTTKIYREAIDSTYDGTYLEKIPYFMKELQKIYNREYDTGFYFRDTCNAVHDLQYEIEGNASPYRKIEAGKVVNYYKKVGVAEISLMNDIENGDELIITGETTGCVEQVVNSMQIDGKIVEKALKGQNVGLKIDNLVRENDRVFLLKKEDNKDI; encoded by the coding sequence ATGGACAATATTGACAATACGAATACTAAAAAGAAAAACGTAGAGTTGTTATCTCCTGCGAGGGACTTATCGGGACTAATAACTGCATATAATAACGGAGCAGATGCCATTTATTGTGGTTTAAAAGAACTTAGTATGCGTGCAACCACAAAAAACTTTGAAAGAGACGAACTTGTACAAGGTGTTAAAATTGCACAAGAAAGCGACAAAAAAGTTTATTTGTGTACAAATACAGTTTTATACGAAAATGATTTACAAAAAGCACTTGAAATATTAGATTTTGCAAAATCTGCAGAAGTTAACGCCGTTATAGTAAGCGATTTAGGACTTATGCAAGAAGCTAAAGAAATGGGACTTGAAGTACACGTTAGTGTACAGAATAACATAACAAATTCCCTTTCTGCAAAATTCTTCTCAAAATTTGCCGATAGGGTTGTCCTATCAAGAGAATTAAGTTTAAACCAAATAAAAGAAATAAAAAACAATTTAAACGCTCAAAAAGTTAATTTGGAACTTGAAGGTTTCGTGCACGGTGCTTTATGTGTTGCTATGAGTGGTAGATGCTTTTTAAGCTCTTATTTATTCAACAGGCACGCTAACTGTGGCGATTGTTTACAACCTTGCCGTAGAAGTTGGAAATTAGTAAATGAACATTCGGACGGTACCCATGAATTAGTCTGTGAAGGTAAATACTTATTATCACCCAAAGATTTATGCACCATTGAACACGTGCCAGAGCTTATGGACGTCTTTGACTGCTTCAAAATCGAAGGTAGGGCTAAAAACCTTGATTATGTAATGAAAACTACTAAAATTTATAGGGAAGCTATTGATTCTACTTATGACGGCACTTATTTGGAGAAAATCCCTTATTTCATGAAAGAACTTCAAAAAATTTATAACCGGGAATATGATACAGGATTCTATTTCAGAGATACCTGTAATGCAGTTCATGATTTACAGTATGAAATAGAGGGTAATGCCTCACCATACCGAAAAATTGAAGCCGGAAAAGTTGTAAATTACTATAAAAAAGTTGGAGTAGCTGAAATTAGTTTAATGAACGACATTGAAAACGGTGACGAGCTAATAATAACTGGTGAAACCACAGGCTGTGTAGAACAGGTTGTTAATTCTATGCAGATTGATGGAAAAATTGTAGAAAAAGCTTTAAAAGGTCAAAACGTGGGTTTAAAAATAGATAACCTAGTAAGAGAAAACGATAGAGTTTTTTTATTGAAAAAAGAAGATAATAAAGATATTTAA
- a CDS encoding chorismate--pyruvate lyase family protein yields MVNIKPYKVISELKEQYGLSDVEKILLGTDGSITNLLEIIFEGKVVVKTVYQEIIDNVNHRAVALYVNEVPLIYATSKTPLINIEDYYIRESVKRDLLSADIPIGKILKIHNLETRREIEKISVSEIPEDAKSLLNPIREELPQRKYYIIHNSKPIMEIDEYFNIEDHLKN; encoded by the coding sequence ATGGTCAATATTAAACCCTACAAAGTTATTTCAGAACTTAAAGAACAGTACGGATTGTCAGATGTTGAAAAAATATTACTCGGTACTGACGGAAGCATTACGAACTTATTAGAAATCATTTTTGAAGGTAAGGTTGTTGTAAAAACAGTTTATCAAGAAATAATCGATAATGTTAATCATAGGGCTGTTGCCCTCTATGTTAATGAAGTCCCTTTGATATACGCCACATCAAAAACCCCATTAATCAATATTGAGGACTATTACATAAGAGAAAGCGTTAAAAGAGACCTCCTTTCTGCAGACATACCAATCGGTAAAATTCTAAAAATTCATAACTTGGAAACCCGTAGGGAAATCGAAAAGATTAGTGTTTCAGAAATACCTGAAGATGCCAAAAGTTTATTAAATCCGATTAGGGAAGAATTACCTCAAAGAAAATATTATATAATTCATAATAGTAAGCCAATTATGGAAATTGACGAATATTTCAATATTGAAGATCATTTAAAAAATTAA
- the glnA gene encoding type I glutamate--ammonia ligase — MTSLEMALEYIKINNVKFLRFQFVDIHGEPKNIAYPVKLGTADGEEELMGVLENGLFFDGSSIAGFVEIEDSDMVLKPDLSTLSVLPWRPSEKSVARIICDVYKKNGKPFEGDPRGCLKRVLAEFKEEFKGEYFVGPEPEFFILKNQDGKWVPGDDAGYFELEPLDEGNDLRRNIVFALENLGFHVEASHHEVAPGQHEVDFKYDNAVKTADSVITFKTTIKTLAKQSGVLATFMPKPFYGMSGSGMHCNQSIWLDGKPSFYDENNAHQLSDICLSYIGGILEHTNALVSITNPTVNSYKRLVPGYEAPVNVAWANSNRSAIIRVPAARGKGTRVEFRAPDPACNPYLAFTVMLAAGLDGVRRKLIAPEPVEKNIFAMSEADKREANIGSVPSNLYDAIEELKQNKVLKKALGDHIFNQFIEIKTKECDAYRTAVTDWEFNKYVRI, encoded by the coding sequence ATGACTTCACTTGAAATGGCTTTAGAATACATAAAAATCAACAACGTGAAATTTTTAAGATTCCAATTTGTTGATATACACGGTGAACCTAAAAATATCGCATACCCTGTAAAATTAGGAACAGCAGATGGCGAAGAAGAATTAATGGGTGTTTTAGAAAACGGTCTTTTCTTCGACGGTTCTTCAATTGCTGGATTTGTTGAAATTGAAGACTCCGATATGGTTTTAAAACCAGACTTATCAACATTGTCAGTTTTACCATGGAGACCGTCTGAAAAATCAGTTGCAAGAATAATCTGTGACGTATACAAGAAAAACGGAAAACCATTCGAAGGAGACCCAAGAGGTTGCTTAAAAAGAGTTTTAGCAGAATTCAAGGAAGAATTCAAAGGGGAATACTTTGTAGGTCCTGAACCAGAATTCTTTATCTTGAAAAACCAAGACGGTAAATGGGTACCTGGAGACGATGCAGGATACTTCGAATTAGAACCATTAGATGAAGGAAATGATTTAAGAAGAAATATTGTATTTGCATTAGAAAACTTAGGTTTCCACGTTGAAGCTTCACACCACGAAGTAGCACCAGGTCAGCACGAAGTTGACTTTAAATACGACAACGCAGTTAAAACTGCTGATAGTGTGATAACCTTTAAAACAACAATTAAAACACTCGCAAAACAGAGCGGTGTACTTGCTACATTCATGCCTAAACCATTCTATGGTATGAGCGGAAGCGGTATGCACTGTAACCAAAGTATATGGTTAGATGGAAAACCATCATTTTACGATGAAAACAACGCTCACCAATTAAGCGATATCTGTTTAAGCTACATCGGTGGTATCTTAGAACACACCAACGCACTTGTATCAATTACAAACCCAACCGTAAACTCATACAAGAGATTAGTGCCAGGATACGAAGCACCCGTAAACGTTGCATGGGCAAACAGCAACAGAAGTGCTATCATTAGAGTTCCTGCAGCAAGAGGAAAAGGTACAAGAGTTGAATTTAGAGCTCCTGACCCAGCATGTAACCCATACTTAGCATTCACTGTTATGTTAGCAGCAGGTCTTGATGGTGTAAGAAGAAAATTAATTGCACCAGAACCAGTTGAAAAGAACATCTTTGCAATGTCAGAAGCAGATAAAAGAGAAGCAAACATCGGATCAGTTCCTTCAAACTTATACGATGCTATCGAAGAATTAAAACAAAACAAAGTACTTAAAAAAGCACTCGGTGACCACATCTTCAATCAATTTATTGAAATTAAAACAAAAGAATGTGACGCATACAGAACAGCTGTTACTGATTGGGAATTTAACAAATACGTAAGAATTTAA
- a CDS encoding ATP-dependent Clp protease proteolytic subunit produces the protein MKMNSVENNDREVVIRFMRAVDQNSVISLITAIDKEMNNGVDRFKLLISSPGGDVTAGLSAYNYLKGIPAYVTTHNFGSVDSIGIVIFCAGRERYASPQSRFLIHDVRSVFSSTSNLGEKDIEERLKSLKVDMENISKVISTNSNLEASQIQEFMLERTTLNPDEAVNMGLITEIRSELYSKRSKIISIH, from the coding sequence ATGAAAATGAATTCTGTTGAAAATAACGATAGAGAAGTAGTTATACGATTTATGCGTGCAGTTGACCAAAATTCCGTTATTTCATTGATAACTGCTATCGATAAGGAAATGAACAATGGCGTAGATAGGTTTAAATTACTCATTTCATCACCGGGCGGGGATGTTACGGCGGGTTTAAGTGCATATAATTATTTAAAAGGCATACCAGCTTATGTAACAACCCATAACTTTGGAAGTGTCGATTCAATCGGTATCGTTATATTTTGCGCAGGTCGGGAAAGATACGCATCACCACAATCCAGGTTTTTAATACACGATGTCAGGTCAGTTTTCAGCAGTACGTCTAATTTAGGGGAAAAAGATATCGAAGAACGTTTAAAATCCCTAAAAGTTGACATGGAAAATATTTCAAAGGTTATATCCACAAATAGTAACCTAGAAGCCTCACAAATTCAAGAATTTATGCTTGAAAGAACTACCCTTAATCCGGACGAAGCCGTTAATATGGGATTAATAACAGAAATACGTTCTGAATTATATTCTAAAAGAAGTAAAATAATTTCCATACATTAA
- the thiE gene encoding thiamine phosphate synthase — protein sequence MSFSDKLKLYIITDSRFGSEVDQVKQALEGGATSIQLRLKNVSTRYFLDTAKSLRKLTTDYDALFFVNDRLDIAIASNADGVHVGMDDMPVEHVKEIAPNLIVGSSAYNIAEANYGINAGADYLGVGAVYSTNTKLDARYLGVDGLRNISKAVKLPIVAIGGINHQNCEDVLNCNVQGLAVISAILNSEDVINSSKEMRNIIDKYI from the coding sequence ATGAGCTTTAGTGACAAATTGAAATTATATATAATAACGGATAGCCGTTTTGGTAGCGAAGTAGACCAAGTTAAACAGGCATTGGAAGGCGGGGCTACATCAATACAATTACGACTAAAAAATGTATCTACCAGATATTTTTTAGATACTGCCAAGAGTTTAAGAAAATTAACTACGGATTACGATGCGCTCTTTTTTGTAAATGATAGATTAGACATTGCTATAGCATCTAATGCCGACGGCGTTCACGTTGGTATGGATGATATGCCAGTGGAACATGTAAAAGAGATAGCACCAAACTTGATTGTCGGTTCTTCTGCATATAACATTGCCGAAGCTAATTATGGTATAAATGCAGGTGCCGATTATTTAGGTGTTGGAGCTGTTTATTCAACAAATACCAAATTAGATGCGCGATATTTGGGCGTAGATGGTTTAAGAAACATTTCTAAGGCTGTTAAGTTACCTATCGTAGCAATTGGGGGCATCAATCATCAAAATTGTGAAGATGTGCTTAATTGCAATGTTCAAGGACTTGCGGTAATTTCTGCAATTTTAAATTCGGAAGATGTCATCAATTCATCTAAGGAAATGAGAAACATAATTGATAAATATATCTAA
- the hemB gene encoding porphobilinogen synthase — MIIRPRRLRKTQKIRDLVRETDLKVNDLIMPVFIDETLNYDEKKPISSMPNQYRFGIDAAVKECEEIANLGVPAVILFGIPKEKDEIASSGYDDNGGVQKVIRQVKEKLNDDLIIIADVCMCEYTSHGHCGIISKDGEVLNDETLPILAKIALSYAKAGVDIVAPSDMMDGRVYEIRKALEENNYKNVSIMSYSAKYASAFYGPFRDAADSAPQFGDRKAYQMDIANSREALREIELDIEEGADLLLVKPALPYLDIIRLARDNYNIPVGGYCVSGEYSMIEAAAEKGWLDREKTVFETLLSIKRAGAEFIITYWAKEVAEWLNKK, encoded by the coding sequence ATGATAATTAGACCAAGAAGATTAAGAAAAACTCAAAAAATTAGGGATTTGGTACGAGAAACTGATTTAAAAGTAAATGATTTAATAATGCCCGTTTTTATCGATGAAACTTTAAACTACGATGAAAAAAAACCTATATCCTCCATGCCTAATCAATACCGATTTGGAATTGATGCTGCAGTAAAAGAGTGTGAAGAAATAGCCAATTTAGGCGTTCCAGCAGTTATTTTGTTTGGCATTCCAAAAGAAAAAGACGAAATAGCTTCATCAGGATATGACGATAACGGCGGAGTTCAAAAAGTTATTAGACAAGTAAAAGAAAAATTAAACGATGATTTAATTATAATTGCTGACGTTTGTATGTGCGAATACACTAGTCACGGACATTGTGGTATTATATCTAAAGATGGGGAAGTTTTAAATGATGAGACACTCCCTATATTGGCTAAAATAGCACTTTCCTATGCCAAAGCAGGTGTGGATATCGTAGCTCCATCGGATATGATGGATGGTAGAGTGTACGAAATTCGTAAGGCACTCGAAGAAAACAACTACAAAAATGTTTCAATTATGAGCTATTCAGCAAAATATGCTTCAGCATTTTACGGACCATTTAGGGATGCTGCAGATAGTGCACCACAATTTGGAGATAGAAAAGCGTATCAAATGGATATTGCCAATTCAAGAGAGGCTCTTAGGGAAATAGAACTTGATATTGAAGAAGGAGCGGATTTATTGCTCGTAAAACCTGCTTTACCCTACTTGGATATTATAAGATTGGCAAGAGATAATTACAATATACCAGTTGGCGGATACTGTGTAAGTGGTGAATATTCAATGATTGAAGCAGCCGCTGAAAAAGGCTGGTTAGACAGGGAAAAAACAGTATTTGAAACACTTTTAAGTATTAAAAGAGCAGGGGCAGAATTTATAATTACTTACTGGGCAAAAGAAGTCGCTGAATGGTTAAATAAAAAATAA
- the thiM gene encoding hydroxyethylthiazole kinase — protein MSLNYYEYLGKVREMNPLVQSITNYVVMNSTANALLALGASPVMAHAKDELDEMVAIASSLVINIGTLDEYWIPSMKKAVKIATELDKPITLDPVGAGATKLRTNLALELLDIGNITTLRGNFGEVTALLGEHGKTRGVDSAECCSKEALETCLNASKEFNTTVAVTGKVDYVANKADNEYFAIKNGHEMLSKVTGTGCASTCVIGAFSAVERTPKAVASALSTYGLCAEKAVLEAPYPGSFSVKMYDWLYLMNKNVLKDGMKIEHYNI, from the coding sequence ATGAGTTTAAATTATTACGAATATTTGGGAAAAGTAAGGGAAATGAACCCATTGGTTCAAAGTATTACAAACTACGTGGTTATGAATTCTACCGCTAACGCATTACTTGCATTAGGTGCTTCCCCAGTTATGGCACACGCAAAAGATGAATTAGACGAAATGGTTGCAATAGCAAGTAGTTTAGTTATTAACATTGGTACACTCGACGAATACTGGATTCCATCAATGAAAAAAGCTGTAAAAATAGCTACTGAATTGGATAAACCGATAACTCTTGACCCCGTGGGTGCTGGAGCTACAAAATTAAGAACTAATTTAGCTCTTGAATTATTGGACATCGGAAATATTACAACTCTTAGGGGTAATTTTGGAGAAGTAACCGCACTTTTGGGTGAACACGGTAAAACAAGAGGCGTAGATAGTGCAGAATGTTGTTCTAAAGAAGCACTTGAAACTTGTTTAAATGCCTCAAAAGAGTTCAACACAACCGTAGCAGTTACGGGAAAAGTTGATTATGTTGCAAATAAAGCAGATAATGAGTATTTTGCAATTAAAAACGGTCATGAGATGTTAAGTAAAGTTACAGGCACAGGTTGTGCAAGTACTTGCGTTATAGGTGCATTCTCTGCAGTTGAGAGAACCCCAAAAGCTGTAGCTTCTGCATTATCCACCTACGGATTATGTGCTGAAAAAGCAGTTTTAGAAGCACCATACCCAGGTAGTTTCAGTGTAAAAATGTATGACTGGCTTTATTTAATGAATAAAAATGTTTTAAAAGATGGTATGAAAATTGAACACTATAACATTTAA